The genomic interval ATGTGTTGCCTTCTTGGACTTCACATGCTCAGGAAGGAGGGAGACAATAAATAAACTAGCAAACAAAAGAGCAAGAATATGTTCAGTGGTGATAAGcactggaaagaaaataaaacaggccTGTAATACAGAGGGCATGGGGCTAAATTTGGCTGTCTGGGTAGGTAGGGGACACTTCTCAGGGAAGGTGACATTTGACTTTGGCAGGACCAGCCAGCTGTGCTCTGGAGGAGGGGTGCCCCAAGCAGAGGCATGGTTAGGTATGGAACCCTCAGACAGGAATGAGTATTCAAGAAATGGAAGAAGGGTTTGAAAGTAGAAAAGTGGAGAAGGCTGGCTTTCCTGTCTCCAGCTCATCTGACACCCAGTGTACTCCTGGGTCACTCCTCTCCACCAGCAAACATACCGCTCCAACCCCATCCCAGCTTTTAGCAATAGGGAGGGTGTTTCCTAAACATCTCAGAAACGTTTTGTTTTCAGTGAACTAACCCCTCTCCCTGCTCACCACCACCCAAGAAATCTTGGCAAGGTTCCTAGATCAAAGTTCTTATTGGGCTAGTAATTTATTGACCCCCTTGCCCACTTCAAGATGATTTTTAATGATCTTTCACTCTCACATTTAATCCTTTCCTATCAGACGCCTTCGCGGGTTTCAATGAGCagatagatgaaaaaaaaaaaatttttttttcccctgtggtaATTTCCAGCACGCAAGCCCTGCTCATCTTGTGACCGGTGCGCGCTGAACTTGGCGAGGTGGCCCTGCCGAGTTCACTCGGATGTCACGGTCCGGCCTGCGGGGTCACAGGCAGGTCAGGCCTGAGGATTGGGAACCGGCCCCAGGTCACGTCCCCGTAACAAGCTTTGCACACCGGCCGGAGGCGCTGTCCAAAAAGGGGCGGGCTCCGGATTTCTGAGAATTACCTCTAGCGCGATTCGCCGGGTTCCTGCCGGTGACCAGAGGTGAGCTCGCACTGTTTATAGTCACCAGATCATTAGAAGAAATGACAATGGGAGAGGCTGAAATACTGCCCAGAGCATTTAAAGCGCTGACTCCCCGAAACCTGCACTGCCTCGATCCGCGCTTGGAGCATTGCTGGGGCTATGCGGGTCCTTAAAACCTCCGCAGATTATTTCCTAACCCCTCTGGGTCTGGGGACCCCCGAGAGCGCAGCTCTTTTTAACCGCTCTCAGGATCAAAGAGTTTTCCACCTCCAAGGGACGTTCCCCAAGGCATGCGGCGGGCTTCTGCGAGAGCCAGTGTCCAGTTCTAAAAAATACGTCATTCTGTTTCGTTTTCGGCGCCCGCTGGTGCTTTCGGTGCCCAAACCAAGGGAGCGTGTGGCCCTGGCTGGTCCGAAACCGCGGAGCTGGGCCAGGTGGAAAGCCAGGAGCGCCTGTGCGCGTCCAGCAGTGCCCAGCCCCAGGCATTGGCTGCAGGAACAGCTGATTGTATTTGGGCAAAATGAAGACGACCCGCTTCCCTGTACGGATTCCTTCAACTCTGATTAGCGGTCAGCAGAGGCCTGGCTTTAGGGCTGAGCACCTCTCTCACCTGTGTGAGGACAATGGCTTTACTCTGGGTGGGAGctaggagaaaggaggaaggtcACCCTGGTAACGCAGACTTGCCTGCCGGGAGCTGGGAAGAGTTATTTGCAACCAAAGCCTCCTTTTGGGAACTCTCTACTACCCCGAGGTGTAGACAGGTCCGAAATGATCGCCTCCACGTGTGTATTaaggaggaggaagcaggcaCAAGGACGTgtggtgacttgcccaaggtcaagcAAATACAGATGGAGCGAGGACCCAGAGCCAGGTCCCCTGAGCCTTCCTTCCTCTATCTTGCCGGGACTAAGGACCACTTCCCCGCTGCCTAGCAGGGGCTTCAATTCCCGGGGCCCTCGGAATCGACCCGGCTGCGGATGAGTTCTCCCTGTGGTTGTCACTGGGGCGTCAGGGCTGGGGATCGTGCTTGTGCAGGGAAGCACCTGAGGGCCTCAGGGACTTGGAAGCTCTCTTCTATCCTTAAGCAGGACTCCAAGACTTATGTGTGCTGGCCCCCTTGCGGAGGGTGGAGAGCTGGGATCCACGATCCGCCGGCCATGCTTGACTCCCCGCGGCGCTCGCTTGCATCCTGGTCCTGGGCTATTCTGCATTATCTTCAGAAGAGTTGGGAGGTCTGCGTTGTGTTTCGAgtttggacctcagtttccccacttgtAGGACGAGGCAGCTGGACGATTCCAGAACGTACTTCCCCTTGATTCCCTGGCAGGTGGAAGGGAGCTCACGTGGCGCCTGTAAGGAAGGCAGTTTGGGTTGAGGCGGCCCGTCGGACCCCGCAGGAGGGATTCCGAAGAGGCCGCCAGGGAGCCTAGGGCTTGAATTCCTGCTCCTTGGCTCCCTGGCCCGCCCCCGCCGCGGGCTCGGAGCTCCGCACACCACGGATGGGGGAGGCGAGCTGATCCTAGCCCCGCACCCCAGGAGGCACGCTCGAAGGGAAGCCGCCTCCGCGCCGCCTCTGCCTTGGCGCGGAACAAACGGTTAAAGATTTTGGGCAGCGCCTCGCGGGGGGAGGAGTCAGGGGCCCAATCTGCAATTAAAGATGAACTTTGGGTGAACTAATTTGTCTGACCGACCAAGGTAACGTGGGCAGCAACCTGGGCTGCCTATAAAGCGGGCGCGCGGCGGGGTTTGGAGCGctcgcggcggcggcggcaggtGGCGCGGGAGGCCGAGGCGCGCCATGGGGCTGCCGGCGCTGCTGGCCAGTGCGCTCTGCACCTTCGTGCTACCGTTGCTGCTCTTCCTGGCCGCGATCAAGCTCTGGGACTTGTACTGCGTGAGCAGCCGCGACCGCAGCTGCGCTCTCCCCTTGCCTCCGGGGACTATGGGCTTCCCCTTCTTTGGGGAAACACTGCAGATGGTGCTGCAGGTAAGGCAGTTTGGGGGAGAGACAGGACGCTTTCCCCGAGCCCGGCACTGCTCTGGGCTTCCGATGAAGCAGGAGTAGGCGCCCCCGGGAAGGAAGCGACAGCAAACTTGGAGCAGGGCTAACCGGAGGCGCGGCGCTCCTCGGCGCCCCCTCACGCCTGCCTCCCTCCTCCGCCTTCCTCTCACAGCGGAGGAAGTTCCTGCAGATGAAGCGCAGGAAATACGGCTTCATCTACAAGACACATCTGTTCGGGCGTCCCACAGTGCGGGTGATGGGTGCGGACAACGTGCGGCGCATCTTGCTCGGAGAGCACAGGCTAGTGTCCGTACACTGGCCCGCGTCGGTGCGCACCATTCTGGGCTCCGGCTGCCTCTCCAACCTGCACGACTCCTCGCACAAGCAGCGCAAGAAGGTGAGGGCGCGGTGGCGACGACTGGACGGGGAGGAGGATCCCATTTGTTGGAGGGGTTCCGGCACATAAATGCTGGGCAGGCGCTAGCAGCGTAAGGTGTGGGCTAGGAACCTCTTCGAGCTCCAGGTTAGCTTTCCCAGCCGGGAGAAAGCCTGGGGTCTGTCCGGGCTGGGCACGGCGAGAGAGCGGAAGGAGGGTAATGCCGTCCCCTCCTCGGGATTCAGGTGATCATGCGCGCCTTCAGCCGCGAGGCGCTCCAGTGCTACGTGCCAGTGATCGCTGAGGAAGTAGGCAGCTGCTTGGAGCAGTGGCTGACCTGCGACGAGCGCGGCCTCCTGGTCTACCCTGAGGTGAAGCGCCTCATGTTCCGCATCGCTATGCGCATCCTGCTGGGCTGCGAGCCCGGGCGGGCTGGCGACGGGGACGCGGAGCAGCAGCTGGTGGAGGCTTTCGAGGAGATGACCCGAAATCTCTTCTCGCTGCCCATCGACGTGCCCTTCAGCGGGCTCTACCGGGTAAGGGCAGCAAGCGGGATGCGGAGCTAGGGGCGCGGGGACCTGGCGTCTGCTCACCGCCGCGCGCTTTCTGAGCTCAGGGCATGAAGGCGCGGAACCTCATTCACGCGCGCATCGAAGAGAACATTCGCACCAAGATCTGCGGGCTGCGGGCGGGCGAGGCAGGCGGGGGCTGCAAAGACGCGCTGCAGCTGCTGATTGAGCACTCGTGGGAGAGAGGAGAGCGGCTGGACATGCAGGTGAGTGTAGCTTCGGAAGGGGCACTGGTCCCCTGGCTTTCTAAGCGCGGTTCCTGG from Nycticebus coucang isolate mNycCou1 chromosome 3, mNycCou1.pri, whole genome shotgun sequence carries:
- the LOC128582268 gene encoding cytochrome P450 26A1 isoform X1, with protein sequence MGLPALLASALCTFVLPLLLFLAAIKLWDLYCVSSRDRSCALPLPPGTMGFPFFGETLQMVLQRRKFLQMKRRKYGFIYKTHLFGRPTVRVMGADNVRRILLGEHRLVSVHWPASVRTILGSGCLSNLHDSSHKQRKKVIMRAFSREALQCYVPVIAEEVGSCLEQWLTCDERGLLVYPEVKRLMFRIAMRILLGCEPGRAGDGDAEQQLVEAFEEMTRNLFSLPIDVPFSGLYRGMKARNLIHARIEENIRTKICGLRAGEAGGGCKDALQLLIEHSWERGERLDMQALKQSSTELLFGGHETTASAATSLITYLGLYPHVLQKVREELKSKGLLCKSDQDNKLDMEILEQLKYIGCVIKETLRLNPPVPGGFRVALKTFELNPSGLHNLLQGYQIPKGWNVIYSICDTHDVADIFTNKEEFNPDRFMLPHPEDASRFSFIPFGGGLRSCVGKEFAKILLKIFTVELARHCDWQLLNGPPTMKTSPTVYPVDNLPARFTHFQGEI
- the LOC128582268 gene encoding cytochrome P450 26A1 isoform X2, which gives rise to MGLPALLASALCTFVLPLLLFLAAIKLWDLYCVSSRDRSCALPLPPGTMGFPFFGETLQMVLQRRKFLQMKRRKYGFIYKTHLFGRPTVRVMGADNVRRILLGEHRLVSVHWPASVRTILGSGCLSNLHDSSHKQRKKVIMRAFSREALQCYVPVIAEEVGSCLEQWLTCDERGLLVYPEVKRLMFRIAMRILLGCEPGRAGDGDAEQQLVEAFEEMTRNLFSLPIDVPFSGLYRGMKARNLIHARIEENIRTKICGLRAGEAGGGCKDALQLLIEHSWERGERLDMQALKQSSTELLFGGHETTASAATSLITYLGLYPHVLQKVREELKSKGLLCKSDQDNKLDMEILEQLKYIGCVIKETLRLNPPVPGGFRVALKTFELNGYQIPKGWNVIYSICDTHDVADIFTNKEEFNPDRFMLPHPEDASRFSFIPFGGGLRSCVGKEFAKILLKIFTVELARHCDWQLLNGPPTMKTSPTVYPVDNLPARFTHFQGEI
- the LOC128582268 gene encoding cytochrome P450 26A1 isoform X3, producing the protein MGLPALLASALCTFVLPLLLFLAAIKLWDLYCVSSRDRSCALPLPPGTMGFPFFGETLQMVLQRRKFLQMKRRKYGFIYKTHLFGRPTVRVMGADNVRRILLGEHRLVSVHWPASVRTILGSGCLSNLHDSSHKQRKKVIMRAFSREALQCYVPVIAEEVGSCLEQWLTCDERGLLVYPEVKRLMFRIAMRILLGCEPGRAGDGDAEQQLVEAFEEMTRNLFSLPIDVPFSGLYRGMKARNLIHARIEENIRTKICGLRAGEAGGGCKDALQLLIEHSWERGERLDMQALKQSSTELLFGGHETTASAATSLITYLGLYPHVLQKVREELKSKGLLCKSDQDNKLDMEILEQLKYIGCVIKETLRLNPPVPGGFRVALKTFELNGFIIFCRDTRFPRAGMLSTVSVILTMWQISSPTRRNLILTDSCCLIQRTHPGSASSHLEEALEAA